The following coding sequences are from one Acipenser ruthenus chromosome 7, fAciRut3.2 maternal haplotype, whole genome shotgun sequence window:
- the LOC117416199 gene encoding von Willebrand factor A domain-containing protein 2-like isoform X2, with amino-acid sequence MQCSTAVDVLFLLDGSYSIGKGSFERSKHFAFKLCDALDINPERVRVGVIQYSSTPRLEFSLNSYPTKDEVKERIKKLSFKGGSTQTGQALKYILRKGFPGGRNTTVPRILIVLTDGKSQGTVQPASQLKEEGITIFAVGVKYPRWDELHTLASLPTEQHVLFAEHFDDAVNGLYTTLTSATVCTAVPSGCKVVSRTCERKTLETVKEFKGNFMCWKGSKGSTAPHTTLCPYYSWNRVYRKHQATCYRTICPDPCDSQPCHNGGTCIPDGLEKYRCVCPVGFGGDPNCAPKLSLDCSVDLLFLVEGSSNVSLEGFLRYKSFMRRFVQAVLTPDTPVNVGLAQYSDDVRMEMKIGEYRDIPELLQSIDGMRYRGGGTRTGKALSYVTQFGFKSTPVFADVQDDLPRVVVLMTDSGSEDSVTEPAKHTRDREIFIIGVGGEFLKEDLNKITGNPQRTITYSSPQHLLSRIPDLRSKICSVDNQGCLAQSLDLVFALDASDGVGNENFYRLRDFVRSTSVQFDINRDVTQIGLVTYGRELSTMFALDTYDSGTSVMQAVNQVPYIGGRASTGSALLHIHDNVMTVQKGARPGVNKAIVVITDGAGGDDAAVPSQRIRNNGISVFVVGIGDAQRDALLKIAGSEDHMIPVASYEDLKYFEDVLVQKVCEEAKKAVNVCKPSPCMNDGICILRNGSYRCECRGWEGPHCENRSTRPPSRGDLPGPAGLRINNRRQQKHNKPHQRRRHADHKH; translated from the exons ATGCAGTGCTCTACTGCTGTGGATGTGCTCTTCCTATTGGACGGCTCCTACAGCATTGGGAAAGGCAGCTTTGAGAGATCCAAGCACTTTGCATTCAAGCTTTGTGATGCCCTGGATATCAATCCAGAAAGG GTACGAGTAGGAGTTATCCAATACAGCTCAACACCCAGACTTGAGTTCTCCTTGAATTCCTACCCAACGAAAGACGAAGTGAAGGAGCGAATAAAGAAACTTTCATTCAA GGGCGGCAGCACACAGACTGGTCAGGCTCTGAAGTACATCCTTCGGAAAGGATTCCCGGGTGGAAGAAACACCACGGTGCCTCGAATTCTCATTGTTCTCACTGACGGAAAATCCCAGGGAACTGTGCAGCCTGCCAGCCAGCTGAAAGAGGAAGGCATCACGATATTCGCTGTGGGGGTCAAGTATCCCAG GTGGGATGAGTTGCATACGTTGGCCAGCCTGCCCACAGAGCAGCACGTTCTGTTTGCTGAACATTTCGATGATGCAGTCAATGGCCTCTACACCACCCTCACATCCGCCACCGTCTGCACTGCAGTCCCTTCAG gaTGCAAAGTTGTATCTCGAACCTGTGAACGTAAAACTCTGGAGACAGTGAAAGAGTTTAAGGGGAATTTCATGTGCTGGAAAGGATCCAAGGGAAGCACTGCGCCCCACACAACATTATGCCCCTATTACAG ttGGAATAGAGTGTATAGAAAACATCAAGCCACATGCTACAGAACTATATGCCCAG ATCCGTGCGATTCCCAGCCCTGCCACAACGGAGGCACCTGTATCCCAGACGGATTAGAAAAATACCGCTGTGTCTGTCCTGTGGGGTTTGGAGGAGACCCCAACTGTG CTCCAAAGCTGAgtctggactgcagtgtggatcTTCTCTTCTTGGTGGAGGGCTCTTCCAACGTCAGCCTGGAGGGGTTCCTCCGATACAAGTCCTTCATGAGGCGATTTGTACAGGCAGTCCTTACTCCAGATACCCCGGTTAACGTGGGCTTGGCTCAGTACAGTGACGACGTGAGGATGGAAATGAAAATCGGGGAGTACAGAGATATTCCTGAGCTGCTTCAGTCCATCGATGGCATGAGATACAGGGGAGGGGGCACCAGGACCGGGAAAGCCCTGAGCTACGTCACGCAGTTCGGGTTCAAGAGCACCCCAGTGTTCGCTGACGTCCAGGATGACCTGCCCAGGGTTGTGGTTCTGATGACGGATTCCGGGTCTGAAGACTCTGTGACCGAACCTGCCAAACACACCAGGGACAGAGAGATCTTTATCATTGGGGTGGGCGGAGAGTTCCTGAAGGAGGATCTTAATAAGATAACAGGAAATCCACAGCGAACCATAACTTACTCCAGCCCACAGCATCTCCTCAGCAGAATCCCAGACCTGAGATCCAAAATATGCAGCGTGGATAACCAAG GGTGTCTTGCTCAGTCTCTGGATCTTGTATTTGCCCTGGATGCGTCGGATGGTGTTGGGAATGAGAACTTTTATCGGCTGCGGGATTTCGTCCGGAGCACCTCGGTTCAGTTTGACATCAACCGCGACGTGACTCAGATCGGGCTGGTTACCTACGGCAGGGAGCTGAGCACCATGTTCGCCCTGGACACCTACGACTCCGGCACCAGCGTCATGCAGGCAGTCAACCAGGTGCCTTACATCGGGGGCAGGGCCTCCACTGGCAGCGCTCTGCTCCACATCCATGACAACGTCATGACGGTGCAGAAGGGAGCCAGGCCTGGAGTCAACAAGGCCATCGTGGTGATCACTGATGGGGCCGGGGGTGACGACGCTGCCGTCCCATCTCAGAGAATCCGGAATAACGGCATCTCTGTGTTTGTGGTCGGGATAGGGGATGCTCAGAGAGACGCCCTGCTCAAGATCGCTGGCTCTGAGGACCACATGATCCCGGTCGCTTCCTATGAAGACCTGAAATACTTTGAAGATGTTCTTGTTCAGAAAGTGTGTGAAG AGGCCAAGAAAGCAGTGAATGTGTGCAAACCGAGCCCATGTATGAATGATGGGATCTGTATATTGAGGAACGGGAGCTATCGCTGTGAGTGTCGAGGCTGGGAGGGACCGCACTGTGAAAACA GAAGCACAAGACCTCCGAGCAGAGGGGATCTCCCCGGACCCGCAGGCTTACGAATAAACAACAGAAGGCAACAGAAGCACAATAAACCTCATCAGAGGAGACGACACGCGGATCACAAGCACTGA
- the LOC117416199 gene encoding von Willebrand factor A domain-containing protein 2-like isoform X1, translating to MALAVSLRLICTALLFQALPSDCVQELHANQETIVKINTAGLLMQCSTAVDVLFLLDGSYSIGKGSFERSKHFAFKLCDALDINPERVRVGVIQYSSTPRLEFSLNSYPTKDEVKERIKKLSFKGGSTQTGQALKYILRKGFPGGRNTTVPRILIVLTDGKSQGTVQPASQLKEEGITIFAVGVKYPRWDELHTLASLPTEQHVLFAEHFDDAVNGLYTTLTSATVCTAVPSGCKVVSRTCERKTLETVKEFKGNFMCWKGSKGSTAPHTTLCPYYSWNRVYRKHQATCYRTICPDPCDSQPCHNGGTCIPDGLEKYRCVCPVGFGGDPNCAPKLSLDCSVDLLFLVEGSSNVSLEGFLRYKSFMRRFVQAVLTPDTPVNVGLAQYSDDVRMEMKIGEYRDIPELLQSIDGMRYRGGGTRTGKALSYVTQFGFKSTPVFADVQDDLPRVVVLMTDSGSEDSVTEPAKHTRDREIFIIGVGGEFLKEDLNKITGNPQRTITYSSPQHLLSRIPDLRSKICSVDNQGCLAQSLDLVFALDASDGVGNENFYRLRDFVRSTSVQFDINRDVTQIGLVTYGRELSTMFALDTYDSGTSVMQAVNQVPYIGGRASTGSALLHIHDNVMTVQKGARPGVNKAIVVITDGAGGDDAAVPSQRIRNNGISVFVVGIGDAQRDALLKIAGSEDHMIPVASYEDLKYFEDVLVQKVCEEAKKAVNVCKPSPCMNDGICILRNGSYRCECRGWEGPHCENRSTRPPSRGDLPGPAGLRINNRRQQKHNKPHQRRRHADHKH from the exons ATGGCTCTAGCAGTGTCACTGAGGCTCATCTGTACAGCCCTGTTGTTTCAAG CATTGCCTTCAGACTGTGTACAAGAACTCCATGCGAATCAGGAGACCATTGTGAAGATTAATACTGCCGGACTGT TGATGCAGTGCTCTACTGCTGTGGATGTGCTCTTCCTATTGGACGGCTCCTACAGCATTGGGAAAGGCAGCTTTGAGAGATCCAAGCACTTTGCATTCAAGCTTTGTGATGCCCTGGATATCAATCCAGAAAGG GTACGAGTAGGAGTTATCCAATACAGCTCAACACCCAGACTTGAGTTCTCCTTGAATTCCTACCCAACGAAAGACGAAGTGAAGGAGCGAATAAAGAAACTTTCATTCAA GGGCGGCAGCACACAGACTGGTCAGGCTCTGAAGTACATCCTTCGGAAAGGATTCCCGGGTGGAAGAAACACCACGGTGCCTCGAATTCTCATTGTTCTCACTGACGGAAAATCCCAGGGAACTGTGCAGCCTGCCAGCCAGCTGAAAGAGGAAGGCATCACGATATTCGCTGTGGGGGTCAAGTATCCCAG GTGGGATGAGTTGCATACGTTGGCCAGCCTGCCCACAGAGCAGCACGTTCTGTTTGCTGAACATTTCGATGATGCAGTCAATGGCCTCTACACCACCCTCACATCCGCCACCGTCTGCACTGCAGTCCCTTCAG gaTGCAAAGTTGTATCTCGAACCTGTGAACGTAAAACTCTGGAGACAGTGAAAGAGTTTAAGGGGAATTTCATGTGCTGGAAAGGATCCAAGGGAAGCACTGCGCCCCACACAACATTATGCCCCTATTACAG ttGGAATAGAGTGTATAGAAAACATCAAGCCACATGCTACAGAACTATATGCCCAG ATCCGTGCGATTCCCAGCCCTGCCACAACGGAGGCACCTGTATCCCAGACGGATTAGAAAAATACCGCTGTGTCTGTCCTGTGGGGTTTGGAGGAGACCCCAACTGTG CTCCAAAGCTGAgtctggactgcagtgtggatcTTCTCTTCTTGGTGGAGGGCTCTTCCAACGTCAGCCTGGAGGGGTTCCTCCGATACAAGTCCTTCATGAGGCGATTTGTACAGGCAGTCCTTACTCCAGATACCCCGGTTAACGTGGGCTTGGCTCAGTACAGTGACGACGTGAGGATGGAAATGAAAATCGGGGAGTACAGAGATATTCCTGAGCTGCTTCAGTCCATCGATGGCATGAGATACAGGGGAGGGGGCACCAGGACCGGGAAAGCCCTGAGCTACGTCACGCAGTTCGGGTTCAAGAGCACCCCAGTGTTCGCTGACGTCCAGGATGACCTGCCCAGGGTTGTGGTTCTGATGACGGATTCCGGGTCTGAAGACTCTGTGACCGAACCTGCCAAACACACCAGGGACAGAGAGATCTTTATCATTGGGGTGGGCGGAGAGTTCCTGAAGGAGGATCTTAATAAGATAACAGGAAATCCACAGCGAACCATAACTTACTCCAGCCCACAGCATCTCCTCAGCAGAATCCCAGACCTGAGATCCAAAATATGCAGCGTGGATAACCAAG GGTGTCTTGCTCAGTCTCTGGATCTTGTATTTGCCCTGGATGCGTCGGATGGTGTTGGGAATGAGAACTTTTATCGGCTGCGGGATTTCGTCCGGAGCACCTCGGTTCAGTTTGACATCAACCGCGACGTGACTCAGATCGGGCTGGTTACCTACGGCAGGGAGCTGAGCACCATGTTCGCCCTGGACACCTACGACTCCGGCACCAGCGTCATGCAGGCAGTCAACCAGGTGCCTTACATCGGGGGCAGGGCCTCCACTGGCAGCGCTCTGCTCCACATCCATGACAACGTCATGACGGTGCAGAAGGGAGCCAGGCCTGGAGTCAACAAGGCCATCGTGGTGATCACTGATGGGGCCGGGGGTGACGACGCTGCCGTCCCATCTCAGAGAATCCGGAATAACGGCATCTCTGTGTTTGTGGTCGGGATAGGGGATGCTCAGAGAGACGCCCTGCTCAAGATCGCTGGCTCTGAGGACCACATGATCCCGGTCGCTTCCTATGAAGACCTGAAATACTTTGAAGATGTTCTTGTTCAGAAAGTGTGTGAAG AGGCCAAGAAAGCAGTGAATGTGTGCAAACCGAGCCCATGTATGAATGATGGGATCTGTATATTGAGGAACGGGAGCTATCGCTGTGAGTGTCGAGGCTGGGAGGGACCGCACTGTGAAAACA GAAGCACAAGACCTCCGAGCAGAGGGGATCTCCCCGGACCCGCAGGCTTACGAATAAACAACAGAAGGCAACAGAAGCACAATAAACCTCATCAGAGGAGACGACACGCGGATCACAAGCACTGA